A genomic window from Xyrauchen texanus isolate HMW12.3.18 chromosome 31, RBS_HiC_50CHRs, whole genome shotgun sequence includes:
- the LOC127624881 gene encoding olfactory receptor 10C1-like: MNTSGPVEYFILDGLKDKSMLPIFFTVYVFVLSGNSLIIYLVRTDPKLNTPMYFFLHNLSFSDIVYTSVTIPNILSVFLTEVKTISKTGCFVQMYFFLSASVTGRALLTVMAYDRYVAICNPLRYTTIMTKQVCLLLIFASWCFGAVTVLPSAIWATQLPYCGPKIVKHMFCDHSSVVILACADTSKNSIVGLSAALFAIISTFLLILTSYICIGKAISRMGTVEQLKALGTCVSHLIVVCISYVSALCVYISYRVAKFDPDDRIIIAVMYSVITPLLNPIIYSLRNKELQDALKRAFSRFTVASKTTRKTVSTISL; this comes from the coding sequence ATGAACACCAGCGGGCCAGTAGAATATTTTATCCTTGATGGACTGAAGGACAAATCCATGCTTCCCATTTTCTTCACTGTCTATGTTTTTGTTCTTAGTGGAAACAGTCTGATCATTTACCTTGTTAGAACTGACCCCAAGCTTAACACCCCTATGTATTTCTTCCTTCATAATTTGTCCTTCTCTGACATTGTATACACATCAGTGACAATCCCCAACATATTATCAGTTTTTCTGACTGAGGTGAAGACCATTTCTAAAACAGGTTGCTTTGTACAGATGTACTTTTTCCTCTCAGCTTCAGTGACAGGACGTGCTTTACTGACTGTTATGGCTTATGACCGATATGTAGCAATCTGCAACCCTCTGCGGTACACAACTATCATGACCAAGCAGGTTTGTCTTCTGTTGatatttgcatcttggtgttttgGGGCCGTCACAGTACTGCCTTCAGCTATATGGGCAACTCAGCTGCCTTATTGTGGCCCTAAAATAGTTAAGCACATGTTTTGTGATCACTCATCAGTAGTGATCCTTGCCTGTGCTGACACCAGCAAGAACAGCATTGTGGGTCTATCAGCTGCTCTCTTTGCAATTATCAGTACATTCCTCCTTATCCTAACATCATACATATGCATTGGCAAAGCTATCAGCAGAATGGGCACTGTAGAGCAGCTTAAAGCTTTAGGCACTTGCGTGTCCCACCTGATAGTGGTGTGTATCTCTTATGTGTCAgctttgtgtgtgtatatctccTATCGAGTAGCTAAATTTGACCCAGATGATCGTATAATCATCGCTGTGATGTATTCTGTGATTACACCCCTGCTGAACCCCATAATTTACAGCTTGAGGAACAAGGAGCTTCAAGATGCCTTGAAGAGAGCATTCAGCAGATTCACTGTTGCCTCAAAAACAACCAGGAAAACAGTGTCCACTATATCACTTTGA